The proteins below come from a single Salinivibrio kushneri genomic window:
- a CDS encoding ketoacyl-ACP synthase III produces the protein MTMAFAEITGWGKCLPPTVLSNDDLSTILETNDEWIRSRTGIEARRVSHVETSELSTVAAQRALAAAGIEASQLDLLIVATCSPDTLIPNIASKVQGNLGALRAAAFDMNAACTGFLYGLETATKMLQAGHYQHALIIGAEHLTWYLDWSKRDTAVLFGDGAGAVVVSKSEQEVGLLDAQLGCDPAGRDVLAIPAFGTAMDRFDPDNGYFAFDFIGRDIFKRAVKGMGSAANQVLTRNQLNADGIDLVVPHQANKRIIETLCEHAGIELDKAFINIQRYGNTSAATIPIALCEAVEQGAVKPHSQLLTAAFGAGLTWGAGLIRWGERTTPIAESDAALPPTDKTALELLDNAIRHCQHKKQE, from the coding sequence ATAACTATGGCATTTGCAGAAATTACAGGCTGGGGGAAGTGTCTTCCACCCACGGTGTTGAGCAATGACGATCTCAGCACAATTTTAGAGACCAATGATGAATGGATTCGCTCACGCACAGGTATTGAAGCACGTCGAGTGAGTCATGTCGAAACCTCTGAGCTCTCCACCGTTGCCGCTCAACGCGCGTTAGCGGCGGCCGGTATTGAGGCAAGCCAGCTTGATCTGTTGATTGTAGCGACCTGCTCACCAGACACCCTGATCCCCAATATTGCCTCCAAAGTGCAAGGCAACTTAGGTGCACTTCGCGCGGCAGCGTTTGATATGAATGCCGCTTGTACCGGGTTTTTATACGGGTTAGAGACTGCAACCAAAATGCTCCAAGCTGGCCATTATCAGCATGCACTCATTATCGGTGCAGAGCATTTAACCTGGTATTTGGATTGGAGTAAACGCGATACCGCGGTGCTATTTGGTGATGGTGCAGGCGCGGTCGTGGTGAGCAAAAGCGAACAGGAAGTGGGGTTACTTGACGCACAACTTGGTTGTGATCCAGCAGGCCGAGACGTGTTGGCGATCCCCGCTTTTGGCACGGCAATGGATCGATTCGACCCTGACAATGGCTATTTTGCGTTTGATTTCATCGGCCGTGATATTTTTAAGCGCGCAGTCAAAGGCATGGGGTCAGCGGCAAATCAGGTGTTAACACGGAATCAGCTCAATGCCGATGGTATTGACTTGGTCGTACCACATCAAGCCAACAAACGGATTATCGAAACCTTATGTGAACACGCTGGCATCGAGTTAGATAAGGCGTTTATTAATATCCAGCGCTATGGCAATACCTCAGCCGCCACGATCCCCATCGCCTTATGCGAAGCGGTTGAGCAAGGCGCCGTCAAGCCACATAGCCAGCTACTCACCGCGGCATTTGGCGCTGGCCTGACATGGGGCGCAGGCTTAATCCGTTGGGGCGAGCGTACGACGCCAATCGCCGAGTCTGACGCAGCGTTACCGCCAACGGACAAAACAGCGCTTGAGTTACTCGACAACGCCATCCGCCATTGTCAGCATAAAAAACAAGAATAA
- the nagK gene encoding N-acetylglucosamine kinase, whose translation MYYGFDVGGTKIEFGAFDKQLNRVATERHPTPTQDYPALIDTLVRLVEKYDAELGQKGTIGIGIPGSQAEDGTVLTVNVPAANGQSLRADLQARVGREVRISNDANCFALSEAWDEQAQSAKTVLGLILGTGFGGGLVINGKVINGKNQMAGEVGHMRMPIDAWLRLGDNPPMFACGCGNKGCLDNYLSGRGFEQLYAHFYQPLSAIEIIEQYRQGEPDAVAFVDCFFDVLAMALGGVLTAFDPDMVVLGGGLSNFDELYQAIPERLPAHLLSAAKAPDIVKAQHGDAGGVRGAAFLHLT comes from the coding sequence ATGTATTACGGCTTTGATGTGGGCGGCACAAAAATTGAATTTGGTGCCTTCGATAAACAACTCAATCGTGTCGCGACCGAGCGTCACCCAACGCCAACACAAGATTACCCCGCGTTAATCGACACATTGGTGCGGTTGGTGGAAAAGTATGATGCGGAGCTAGGGCAAAAAGGAACCATTGGTATTGGTATCCCAGGCTCTCAAGCAGAAGATGGAACGGTGCTGACAGTGAATGTTCCCGCGGCGAACGGACAGTCGTTACGCGCTGATCTACAAGCACGTGTGGGGCGCGAAGTGCGTATTAGTAATGACGCTAACTGTTTCGCGTTGTCGGAAGCATGGGATGAGCAAGCGCAATCGGCGAAAACCGTATTAGGGTTAATCTTGGGCACAGGCTTTGGTGGCGGCTTAGTGATCAATGGCAAGGTCATTAATGGTAAAAACCAAATGGCTGGTGAAGTCGGGCATATGCGTATGCCGATTGATGCTTGGCTACGGTTGGGTGACAACCCGCCGATGTTCGCGTGTGGTTGTGGGAATAAAGGCTGCCTGGACAATTATTTATCTGGGCGTGGGTTTGAACAGCTTTATGCTCACTTTTATCAGCCGTTGTCAGCGATCGAAATCATCGAACAGTACCGTCAAGGTGAGCCGGATGCGGTGGCATTTGTTGACTGCTTCTTTGATGTGTTAGCCATGGCACTGGGAGGCGTGTTAACCGCGTTTGATCCAGACATGGTTGTGCTTGGCGGCGGCCTATCTAACTTTGATGAGCTTTATCAAGCGATTCCTGAACGTTTACCGGCACACCTGCTGTCTGCGGCTAAAGCCCCTGATATTGTCAAAGCGCAGCACGGTGATGCGGGAGGAGTGCGTGGCGCTGCCTTCTTACACTTAACCTGA
- a CDS encoding tRNA-uridine aminocarboxypropyltransferase, translating into MRQSAPRHAIHQLYSARLARATRPYLARGASVDRCPSCMLVRHFCVCEYRAACQTHAAFMLLMYDDEVLKPSNTGRLIADCVADTYAFIWSRTQPDPDMLALLSRSEFQPYVVFPAQYTIPTRMTSPARIHDNAKRPLFIIIDGTWREAKKIFRKSPWLDHFPVLSIEPQALSRYRVRDAHGENQLATAEVAAEVLAVNQEQKAADYLNQWFDVFRERYLAGKRQKHLAEDNALTRFLDDQPRVNDADT; encoded by the coding sequence ATGCGCCAATCCGCCCCGCGTCACGCTATTCATCAGCTTTACTCCGCCCGCTTGGCACGTGCAACGCGTCCCTACCTCGCACGTGGCGCCAGTGTAGACCGCTGCCCATCATGCATGTTAGTTCGTCATTTCTGCGTGTGTGAGTACCGTGCTGCGTGCCAGACCCATGCCGCGTTCATGTTACTCATGTATGATGATGAGGTGCTAAAACCCAGTAATACAGGGCGCTTGATTGCAGACTGCGTTGCTGATACCTACGCATTTATTTGGTCGCGAACGCAACCTGATCCTGACATGCTGGCGTTGTTATCTCGTTCAGAGTTTCAACCGTATGTTGTCTTTCCTGCTCAGTACACGATCCCGACGCGCATGACCTCACCGGCACGAATCCATGACAACGCGAAGCGGCCGTTATTTATCATTATTGACGGTACTTGGCGGGAGGCGAAAAAAATCTTTCGCAAAAGCCCTTGGCTTGATCACTTTCCGGTTTTAAGTATTGAACCTCAGGCATTATCTCGTTATCGCGTGCGCGATGCTCACGGTGAAAACCAACTGGCGACAGCAGAAGTGGCTGCTGAAGTGCTTGCTGTCAATCAAGAGCAAAAGGCGGCAGATTACTTAAACCAATGGTTCGATGTCTTCCGTGAGCGATACCTCGCAGGCAAACGACAAAAACACCTTGCGGAAGACAATGCGTTGACACGCTTTCTTGATGACCAACCCCGTGTGAATGATGCCGACACCTGA
- a CDS encoding DUF3802 family protein produces MVVDSDGYQALIEHFAFNLSVFEKPGEAIGDDTIADIVHDLVASNIMTICEQNPGLSSALRFTILREADRVVEDMEEVLAGRWEQPVTAEQVGFLEEYVALVKNLFDGAMVELR; encoded by the coding sequence ATGGTAGTAGACTCAGACGGGTATCAAGCACTGATCGAACATTTTGCGTTTAATCTCTCTGTGTTTGAAAAGCCGGGTGAAGCCATTGGCGATGATACCATTGCCGATATTGTACATGATCTGGTTGCCTCAAATATTATGACCATTTGCGAGCAAAATCCTGGGCTTTCGTCTGCACTGCGTTTCACCATATTGCGAGAGGCAGACCGTGTGGTGGAAGATATGGAAGAAGTGCTGGCGGGTCGTTGGGAGCAACCAGTGACCGCAGAGCAAGTTGGCTTTCTTGAAGAGTACGTTGCCTTGGTGAAAAACCTTTTTGATGGTGCCATGGTCGAGCTGCGCTAG